A single region of the Nicotiana sylvestris chromosome 6, ASM39365v2, whole genome shotgun sequence genome encodes:
- the LOC104241747 gene encoding pre-mRNA-splicing factor ATP-dependent RNA helicase DEAH1-like, which translates to MPCLPNSKKNQNRSTFSDHKVGRDEIRMACDLKTWVGEKLRSLGYNSTTIELDIAHIISASKRCSSPEDLANQFVDTGMFSSCDETRVSQFAQEIFARVDRKNRTNVYVQREREAALLAKKQKTYTLLEADEDDNNVQRRAVKRRTEEEKAMIENLRKKSRQEYLKKREQKKVEEIKCDIEEEGHLFEVDKLTESEQRELRYKKEIVDLVTKKQWSEEEADVYRIPEEYDNFEGGSVNQKKRFSVTTQRYKDEREIHPQQAWEQNQLDNATLHFGSKDRKTTDYQFVFENQIDFLKAAVMDSDGVSVNVDKQQPTSESSVKKSKLNEDRKDLPIYPYKDALLQAVQDHQVLIIVGETGSGKTTQIPQYLHEAGYTKNGGKIGCTQPRRVAAMRVAARVSHEMRVKLGHQVGYSIRFEDCTSEKTVLKYMTDGMLLREFLREPDLASYSVIMVDEAHERTLSTDVLFGLVKDVARARPDLKLLISSATLDAEKFSDYFDCAPIFKIPGRRFPIDIHHTKAPIADYVDAAVVTALQIHATQPQGDGDILIFLTGQEEIETAESIIKHRIKGLGTKIAELITCPIYANLPTELQAKIFEPTPEGARKVVLATNIAETSLTIDGIKYVIDTGFCKIKCYNPRTGTESLLVAPISKASANQRAGRSGRTGPGKCFRLYTAHSYMNDLEDNTIPEIQRTNLANIVLLLKSLGIKDLLNFDFMDRPPTEALLKALELLFALGALDEDGKLTKVGEKMAEFPLDPMLSKMIVASDKYKCSAEIISIAAMLSVGNSVFYRPKDRQDQADNAWMNFHIGNVGDHIALLKVYNSWKDTNFSTQWCYENYIQVRSMKIARDIRDQLEGLLERLGIELNSSVNDLEAVKKSIISGFFPHAARLQKNGSYRTVKHPQTGHIHPSSGLSQVLPRWVVYHELVLTTKEYMRQVTELKPEWLVEVAPHYYQLKDVEDSSSKKMPRGIGLASFK; encoded by the coding sequence ATGCCCTGTCTTCctaattcaaagaaaaatcaaaatcggTCTACCTTTTCTGATCACAAAGTTGGCAGAGACGAAATTAGGATGGCGTGTGATTTGAAGACGTGGGTTGGAGAGAAATTGAGGTCCCTAGGGTACAATTCAACGACGATAGAACTGGATATCGCTCATATTATTAGTGCATCTAAGAGATGTTCATCACCAGAGGATCTCGCAAATCAGTTTGTTGATACAGGAATGTTTTCATCCTGTGATGAAACTCGCGTAAGCCAGTTTGCTCAAGAAATTTTTGCCAGGGTTGATCGCAAAAATAGGACAAATGTGTATGTTCAACGAGAAAGAGAGGCCGCATTGTTGGCCAAGAAGCAGAAGACCTACACGCTTTTGGAGGCCGATGAAGACGACAACAATGTTCAAAGACGGGCGGTTAAGAGACGTACTGAAGAAGAAAAGGCTATGATTGAAAATTTGAGGAAAAAATCTAGACAAGAGTATTTGAAGAAACGGGAGCAGAAGAAGGTAGAGGAAATCAAATGTGATATCGAAGAAGAGGGACACTTATTTGAGGTGGACAAATTGACTGAATCAGAACAACGGGAATTAAGGTACAAGAAGGAAATTGTTGACCTAGTTACTAAAAAGCAgtggtcagaagaagaggcggaTGTGTATAGGATTCCTGAAGAGTATGATAATTTTGAAGGTGGTAGTGTTAATCAGAAAAAGAGATTTTCTGTGACTACGCAACGTTACAAGGACGAACGGGAGATTCATCCACAACAAGCATGGGAGCAAAATCAGCTTGACAATGCAACACTTCATTTTGGATCAAAAGACAGAAAGACAACAGATTATCAATTTGTGTTTGAAAACCAAATTGATTTCTTAAAGGCAGCTGTGATGGATAGTGATGGTGTTAGTGTTAATGTTGATAAGCAGCAGCCTACCAGTGAGTCGTCAGTAAAAAAATCTAAACTTAACGAGGATAGGAAGGACCTACCAATTTATCCCTATAAGGATGCTTTGCTCCAAGCTGTTCAGGATCATCAGGTTCTTATTATAGTTGGAGAAACAGGTTCTGGGAAGACAACTCAAATACCTCAATATCTGCACGAGGCGGGTTATACTAAGAACGGTGGGAAGATTGGTTGTACTCAACCTCGTCGAGTTGCTGCAATGAGGGTTGCTGCACGAGTTTCTCATGAGATGAGAGTTAAACTCGGGCACCAAGTTGGTTATTCCATCCGTTTTGAAGACTGTACTTCTGAAAAAACTGTTCTGAAGTACATGACTGATGGAATGCTGCTAAGGGAGTTTCTTAGAGAGCCTGATTTGGCGAGCTATAGTGTCATCATGGTGGACGAGGCTCACGAAAGAACTTTGTCAACTGATGTTCTATTTGGCTTGGTTAAGGATGTTGCTCGTGCTCGCCCTGATCTCAAATTGCTTATTTCTAGTGCCACTCTGGATGCAGAAAAGTTCAGCGATTATTTTGATTGCGCTCCGATTTTTAAAATACCTGGAAGGCGGTTTCCTATTGACATACATCATACAAAAGCACCAATAGCAGATTACGTGGATGCAGCAGTAGTTACTGCCCTTCAAATCCATGCAACTCAACCACAGGGTGATGGTGATATATTAATTTTTTTGACGGGGCAGGAGGAGATTGAAACAGCCGAGAGTATCATTAAGCACCGGATAAAGGGTTTGGGAACAAAAATAGCAGAGCTGATAACTTGCCCAATATATGCAAACTTACCAACTGAACTACAAGCCAAGATATTTGAGCCCACTCCTGAAGGGGCTCGTAAGGTTGTCCTGGCTACAAATATAGCCGAGACATCTTTGACAATTGATGGGATTAAGTATGTTATTGATACAGGGTTTTGTAAGATCAAGTGTTACAACCCTCGGACAGGAACCGAGTCATTGCTGGTCGCTCCCATCTCGAAGGCGTCTGCCAATCAACGTGCTGGTCGCTCAGGACGAACAGGTCCTGGGAAGTGCTTCCGGTTATACACTGCACATAGCTACATGAACGATTTGGAAGATAACACAATTCCAGAAATACAAAGGACCAACCTTGCAAATATCGTGCTCTTACTCAAGAGCCTTGGGATTAAAGACTTGCTGAACTTTGACTTCATGGATCGTCCACCAACTGAAGCTCTACTTAAAGCCCTGGAGCTGTTGTTTGCGCTTGGTGCCCTTGATGAGGATGGTAAGTTAACCAAAGTGGGTGAAAAAATGGCTGAGTTTCCTCTGGATCCCATGCTATCCAAGATGATTGTTGCCTCTGACAAGTACAAGTGCTCTGCTGAGATAATAAGTATTGCTGCAATGCTTTCTGTGGGGAATTCAGTCTTCTATCGTCCAAAGGACAGACAAGACCAAGCTGACAACGCATGGATGAACTTTCACATAGGCAATGTGGGAGATCATATTGCTCTGCTTAAGGTTTACAATTCCTGGAAAGATACAAACTTTTCAACTCAATGGTGCTACGAGAATTATATCCAGGTCAGAAGCATGAAAATAGCTAGAGATATCCGAGATCAGTTAGAAGGCCTGCTGGAAAGGCTTGGAATTGAGTTGAATTCAAGTGTTAATGACTTGGAAGCAGTTAAGAAATCTATAATATCAGGATTCTTTCCCCACGCAGCAAGACTACAGAAGAATGGATCCTATCGAACTGTTAAGCATCCCCAGACAGGTCATATTCACCCCAGCTCAGGTTTATCACAGGTGCTTCCTAGATGGGTTGTCTACCATGAGCTGGTCCTGACAACTAAGGAGTACATGCGGCAGGTTACTGAATTGAAACCAGAATGGCTAGTAGAGGTAGCTCCCCACTACTATCAGTTGAAAGACGTTGAAGATTCTAGCTCAAAGAAAATGCCTCGTGGAATTGGCCTTGCATCTTTTAAATAG
- the LOC104241746 gene encoding aldehyde dehydrogenase family 2 member B7, mitochondrial-like: MNAYERSKILLRLADLIEKHNDQVATLETWDTGKLYEQASKIEVPMVVRLLRYYAGRTDKIHDMTIPADGPYHVQTLHEPIEVAGQIIPWNFPLLMFSWKIGHALACGNTVVLKTAEQTPLSAFYVAHLLQEAGLPEGVLNISSGFGLPERLVQITRSPYLRDSIPNSHHQWKKT; the protein is encoded by the exons ATGAATGCTTAT GAAAGGTCAAAGATATTGTTGCGCCTTGCTGATCTGATCGAAAAACATAACGATCAAGTTGCAACGCTCGAGACTTGGGATACTGGGAAACTATATGAACAGGCTTCTAAGATTGAAGTACCAATGGTTGTACGTCTACTCCGTTATTATGCTG GCCGGACAGATAAAATTCACGATATGACTATTCCTGCTGATGGACCATATCATGTTCAAACGTTGCATGAACCAATTGAAGTTGCGGGTCAGATTATTCCATGGAATTTTCCTCTTCTCATGTTTTCTTGGAAGATTGGACATGCTTTAGCTTGTGGCAACACTGTCGTGCTAAAGACAGCTGAGCAGACACCATTATCTGCATTCTATGTAGCACATCTATTACAGGAG GCTGGGCTGCCTGAAGGTGTTTTGAATATCAGTTCTGGTTTCGGGCTGCCTGAACGACTTGTCCAGATTACAAGAAGCCCGTACTTAAGGGACTCTATTCCCAACAGCCATCATCAGTGGAAGAAGACATGA